Proteins encoded in a region of the Clostridia bacterium genome:
- the trpS gene encoding tryptophan--tRNA ligase, whose amino-acid sequence MSQGIVFSGMRPTGRLHIGHLSVLENWLQLQDEYQCYFGIVDWHALTTAFENTEEIRENRHLMLLDWLSAGLDPEKCAIFIQSAIKEHGELHLLFSMITPLSWVERVPTFKSQIAQLGSQGKNISTYGFLGYPVLMAADILVYRANTIPVGEDQLPHIEFTRELARRFNHLYNCELFPEPQAKLAQIAMLPGVDGRKMSKSYNNDIPLSASTKEIWDKVQMMVTDPARIKKDDPGHPEVCLVYAYHQLYRTEVEAISTACRQGEIGCVECKHRLAKIIDQQLAPIRQRRENYLNKPKLLAEILETGAQKARVKAAETMELVHEAMRI is encoded by the coding sequence ATGTCGCAGGGAATAGTTTTTAGTGGTATGCGTCCTACCGGGAGACTGCATATTGGTCATTTGAGTGTTTTAGAAAATTGGTTACAATTACAGGATGAATATCAGTGTTATTTTGGTATTGTTGATTGGCATGCTTTAACTACCGCTTTTGAAAATACGGAAGAAATTCGGGAAAATAGACATTTGATGCTTTTAGATTGGCTCAGTGCTGGTTTGGATCCGGAAAAATGTGCAATTTTTATTCAATCAGCTATTAAGGAGCATGGTGAATTACATTTGCTTTTTTCCATGATTACTCCACTTTCCTGGGTGGAACGGGTGCCTACTTTTAAGAGTCAAATCGCTCAATTAGGCAGTCAAGGCAAAAACATTTCTACCTATGGATTTTTGGGTTATCCGGTTTTAATGGCTGCCGATATTTTAGTTTATCGGGCAAATACGATTCCAGTTGGTGAAGATCAATTACCTCATATCGAATTTACGCGTGAATTGGCACGTCGTTTTAATCACCTTTATAATTGTGAACTTTTTCCCGAACCACAAGCAAAATTAGCTCAAATAGCCATGCTGCCGGGAGTAGATGGTCGAAAAATGAGCAAAAGCTATAATAATGATATTCCGTTGAGTGCTTCTACTAAGGAAATTTGGGATAAAGTACAAATGATGGTTACTGATCCGGCGAGAATTAAAAAAGATGATCCCGGTCATCCTGAGGTTTGTTTAGTTTATGCATATCATCAACTTTACCGCACAGAAGTAGAGGCAATAAGTACAGCTTGTCGGCAGGGAGAAATAGGTTGTGTAGAATGTAAACACCGCTTAGCTAAAATTATTGACCAACAATTAGCACCGATTCGGCAGAGACGAGAAAATTATCTTAATAAACCAAAGCTGCTTGCCGAGATTTTAGAAACTGGAGCCCAAAAAGCACGTGTAAAAGCAGCTGAAACAATGGAATTGGTACATGAGGCCATGCGGATATAG
- a CDS encoding 1-acyl-sn-glycerol-3-phosphate acyltransferase codes for MLIFNHWQIKGQENIPQEGPLVLIANHVSLWDPVVFACSVNRPVCFMAKEELFQIPILGKLISRLNAFPVKRGQADRRAIRQANKLLKENKVIGLFPEGKRGETGKLLPFHPGAAHLALRAQAPIVPLYLEGTRTTFPLTIRGKIKVRIGEPYYYSLCEGQKISADDLAKVTTEITARMKSLMKDV; via the coding sequence TTGTTAATTTTTAACCATTGGCAAATTAAGGGTCAGGAAAACATTCCACAGGAGGGACCCCTTGTTTTAATTGCTAATCATGTTTCCCTTTGGGATCCGGTTGTTTTTGCTTGTTCTGTGAATCGCCCGGTTTGTTTTATGGCTAAAGAAGAATTATTTCAGATTCCTATTTTAGGTAAGTTAATTTCACGTCTTAATGCTTTTCCGGTAAAACGCGGTCAAGCAGATCGCCGGGCTATACGACAAGCAAATAAATTATTAAAGGAAAATAAAGTTATTGGTCTTTTTCCTGAAGGTAAAAGGGGTGAAACCGGAAAATTGCTTCCTTTTCATCCAGGGGCTGCACATTTGGCTTTAAGGGCCCAAGCCCCAATTGTTCCCTTGTACCTTGAGGGTACAAGGACTACATTTCCACTCACTATTAGGGGTAAAATAAAAGTAAGGATTGGTGAACCCTATTATTATTCACTATGTGAAGGACAAAAAATTTCAGCAGATGATTTAGCAAAAGTAACCACTGAAATTACGGCTAGAATGAAAAGCCTAATGAAGGATGTGTAA
- a CDS encoding segregation/condensation protein A yields MNYRVKLPIFEGPLDLLLHLIEENKIDIYNIPIAIITQQYLDYLDKAREIDLDLTSEFIVMACTLLAIKAQMLLPQPVVEPETEEEGPDPREELVKRLLEYKKYQEKVKTFEQLAAEQAKCFPRQINEKALLEKFPPPNPIGSITWQDLVAVFEKVLIQKKGHTKPISLPKEEITIQKQLNYILTQLSQNPQGLSFYQLINQAVSKEEVIVTFLALLELVRLKQILLKQKKLFDDLYLYLLHSEEESFNADTFS; encoded by the coding sequence ATGAATTATCGGGTAAAATTACCCATTTTTGAAGGTCCTTTAGACCTTCTCTTGCATTTAATTGAAGAAAATAAAATTGATATTTATAATATTCCTATTGCAATCATTACTCAACAGTATTTAGATTATTTAGATAAAGCCCGGGAAATAGATTTAGATTTAACCAGTGAATTTATTGTCATGGCCTGTACATTATTGGCTATTAAAGCCCAAATGCTTTTACCTCAACCAGTGGTTGAACCTGAAACAGAGGAAGAGGGGCCTGATCCTCGGGAGGAATTAGTTAAAAGACTGCTTGAATATAAAAAATATCAAGAAAAAGTAAAGACTTTTGAACAATTAGCTGCCGAGCAGGCAAAATGTTTTCCTCGTCAGATAAATGAAAAGGCTTTATTAGAAAAATTTCCTCCACCTAATCCCATTGGTTCTATAACTTGGCAAGATTTGGTTGCTGTTTTTGAAAAAGTATTAATTCAAAAAAAAGGGCACACTAAGCCAATTTCGCTGCCCAAAGAAGAGATTACTATTCAAAAACAGCTCAACTACATTTTAACTCAATTAAGCCAAAATCCGCAGGGACTTTCTTTTTACCAACTAATTAATCAGGCCGTAAGTAAAGAGGAAGTAATCGTAACCTTTTTAGCTCTTCTTGAATTAGTAAGGTTAAAACAAATTTTATTAAAACAAAAAAAATTATTTGATGATCTTTATCTTTATTTACTTCATTCAGAGGAGGAATCTTTTAATGCCGACACTTTTTCCTGA
- the scpB gene encoding SMC-Scp complex subunit ScpB, with amino-acid sequence MPTLFPDETKSIIEALLFVSDEPLSLKTMAEIIDCPQYDLKILLNEIKADCERERKGFCLQEVAGGYFFTTRPEYAPYIEKLVKPRLNTLTQAALETLAIIAYQQPVTKGKIDQLRGVNSDSALNTLLNRDLIAEVGREEAPGRPILYGTTASFLKYMGLKDLQELPKL; translated from the coding sequence ATGCCGACACTTTTTCCTGATGAAACAAAAAGCATTATTGAGGCCTTGTTATTTGTTTCTGATGAACCTCTTTCTTTGAAAACTATGGCTGAAATTATCGACTGTCCCCAATATGATCTTAAAATATTGTTAAATGAAATTAAAGCCGATTGTGAACGTGAAAGAAAAGGGTTTTGTTTACAAGAAGTGGCTGGGGGATATTTTTTTACTACACGTCCAGAATATGCACCTTATATTGAAAAATTGGTTAAACCACGTTTAAATACGTTAACACAAGCTGCCCTAGAAACCTTGGCTATAATTGCTTATCAACAACCTGTTACTAAAGGTAAAATTGATCAATTAAGAGGAGTTAACAGTGATAGTGCCTTAAATACTTTGTTAAATCGGGATTTAATAGCCGAGGTAGGGCGTGAGGAGGCACCTGGTAGACCTATTTTATATGGTACTACGGCTAGTTTTTTAAAATATATGGGCCTTAAGGATTTACAAGAATTACCGAAATTATAA
- a CDS encoding rRNA pseudouridine synthase, whose protein sequence is MVERLQKYIARCGITSRRKAEKMIINGLVKVNGKIVTELGFKVAPGKDLVEIKNQKISTPDAYVYYLLNKPRQVVTTLSDPRGRRKIIDLLPEVKERIYPVGRLDYNSEGLLLLTNDGQLTNRLTHPRYGITKTYLVLVEGQVNKNTIRKLAKGILLEDGPTYPAKVKLLELRPQTTLLKITISEGRNRQIRRMCKHVDHPVISLKRICFGPLELGDLKSGAYRKLNNEEIKDLKKVCGIK, encoded by the coding sequence TTGGTGGAACGTTTACAAAAATATATTGCTCGCTGTGGCATAACTTCACGGCGTAAAGCAGAAAAAATGATTATTAATGGTTTGGTCAAGGTAAATGGGAAAATAGTTACTGAATTGGGGTTTAAGGTTGCACCTGGAAAGGATCTTGTCGAAATTAAGAATCAGAAAATTTCTACTCCAGATGCTTATGTATATTACTTATTAAATAAACCACGTCAGGTGGTAACTACTTTGTCAGATCCCCGGGGAAGACGAAAAATTATTGATTTATTGCCAGAGGTAAAAGAACGTATTTATCCGGTAGGACGTTTAGATTACAATTCTGAGGGACTTTTGCTGTTGACCAATGATGGTCAATTGACCAATCGCTTGACTCATCCCCGTTATGGGATTACTAAAACCTATTTGGTATTAGTTGAGGGACAGGTCAACAAAAATACTATCAGAAAATTGGCAAAGGGGATTCTTTTAGAAGATGGTCCTACTTATCCGGCAAAGGTAAAATTACTTGAGCTAAGACCGCAAACAACTCTGTTAAAAATAACCATTAGTGAGGGCCGCAATAGACAGATTCGTAGAATGTGTAAACATGTAGACCACCCGGTAATTTCTTTAAAAAGAATTTGTTTTGGACCTTTGGAATTGGGAGATCTAAAAAGTGGGGCTTATCGAAAATTAAATAATGAAGAAATTAAGGATTTAAAAAAAGTTTGTGGGATAAAATAA
- a CDS encoding phospho-sugar mutase — MNQNALQIYERWLQSEIIDSQSKQELLKLRAHPEKIVELFGSELAFGTGGLRGIMGIGLNRMNIYTLRKTTQGLANYLIENQKSDELKVVIAYDTRMYSREFAEEAALVLAANGIQALVFPEPRPTPLLSFAVRELKCAAGVVITASHNPPEYNGYKVYGPDGAQIAAHFLDNLTLAIKQVDILHTVKTIKKETAKTKGLLQILTSEIDQKYLNKVRNLSQAKPKKKLKVVFTPLHGTGMSFIPTLLKESGYLDLFVVEEQAQPDPYFSTVKIPNPESISSFKLAFKLACEKKANLIIATDPDCDRLGCAIRVKDEYHFLTGNQIGALILEYFLSQLKLKNKLPNNGVLIKTVVTNDLGKKIAAAYGIETLETLTGFKYIGEKIRNFEKTGKYTFLFGYEESHGYLVDTFTRDKDANIAALLLTELTAYYWEKGLNLLEVLEKLYQEHGYFAEDLISMEVQNQKMVSEIMSILKQEVPKAASLQAVEKRDFELGKRYNLITNEISELDFPQSKVLAYHYNDHSWFAFRPSGTEPKVKFYFSAIGKNQKEAEKKLENLKKTVLELIKG; from the coding sequence ATGAACCAAAATGCATTACAAATTTACGAGCGTTGGCTGCAATCGGAAATCATTGATTCCCAAAGTAAACAAGAATTATTAAAATTGCGGGCTCATCCGGAAAAAATCGTGGAACTTTTCGGTTCCGAATTAGCTTTTGGAACTGGGGGTTTAAGAGGAATCATGGGCATTGGCTTAAATCGTATGAATATTTATACTCTTAGGAAGACAACACAAGGATTAGCCAATTATTTAATTGAAAACCAAAAAAGCGATGAATTAAAAGTTGTAATTGCCTATGATACCCGCATGTATTCCCGGGAATTTGCTGAAGAAGCTGCCTTAGTATTAGCAGCTAATGGTATTCAAGCACTGGTTTTCCCGGAACCACGTCCTACACCTTTATTATCCTTTGCTGTTAGGGAATTAAAGTGTGCTGCCGGAGTTGTGATCACCGCCAGTCATAATCCACCAGAATATAATGGTTACAAAGTATATGGTCCAGATGGTGCCCAAATTGCAGCCCATTTTCTAGATAATTTAACTTTAGCCATTAAACAAGTAGATATTTTACATACTGTAAAAACGATTAAAAAAGAAACGGCAAAAACAAAAGGATTGTTACAAATACTTACTTCCGAAATAGATCAAAAATATTTAAATAAAGTTCGAAACCTTTCCCAAGCTAAACCTAAGAAAAAGCTAAAAGTTGTTTTTACTCCCCTACATGGTACGGGAATGAGCTTTATTCCCACCTTGTTAAAAGAAAGTGGCTACCTAGATTTATTTGTGGTTGAAGAACAGGCCCAACCTGATCCCTATTTTTCTACCGTAAAAATACCAAATCCAGAGAGCATTTCTTCTTTTAAATTAGCCTTTAAATTAGCTTGCGAAAAAAAGGCTAATTTAATTATTGCTACAGACCCAGACTGTGACCGCTTGGGCTGTGCCATTAGAGTGAAAGATGAATATCATTTTTTAACTGGTAATCAAATTGGAGCCTTAATCCTAGAATATTTCCTTAGTCAACTTAAACTAAAAAACAAATTACCTAACAATGGTGTACTAATTAAAACCGTGGTTACCAATGATTTGGGGAAGAAAATTGCCGCAGCTTACGGAATTGAAACCTTGGAAACCTTAACCGGTTTTAAATACATAGGTGAAAAAATTAGGAATTTCGAAAAAACAGGTAAATACACTTTTCTTTTCGGTTATGAAGAAAGTCACGGCTATTTAGTCGACACTTTTACAAGGGATAAAGATGCCAATATTGCCGCCTTATTATTAACCGAATTAACCGCTTATTATTGGGAAAAAGGCTTAAACCTTTTAGAAGTTTTGGAGAAATTATATCAAGAGCATGGTTATTTCGCCGAAGATTTAATTTCTATGGAGGTACAAAATCAAAAAATGGTTTCCGAAATCATGTCCATCTTAAAACAAGAAGTCCCAAAAGCAGCCTCATTACAAGCAGTAGAAAAAAGGGACTTTGAACTTGGCAAAAGGTATAATTTAATCACCAATGAAATTTCCGAACTTGATTTTCCTCAATCCAAAGTACTTGCTTATCATTATAATGATCATTCCTGGTTTGCTTTTCGCCCCTCAGGTACAGAACCTAAAGTAAAATTTTATTTTTCCGCTATTGGCAAAAACCAGAAGGAAGCAGAAAAGAAATTAGAAAACCTGAAAAAAACGGTGCTAGAATTAATAAAAGGGTAG
- a CDS encoding hut operon positive regulator HutP, which translates to MTGSKKIAAAAIKMSLTESREAEQKLKDEFSLVGIRTAAVNIGGEYITSIKKIIERAVVAAKREGVITDSHYDEGAIAGATREALSQIMPKALGLNVGGKIGIARQKDHLSVVVFLGVGLLHLDEVAIGLAHRVAPFKEV; encoded by the coding sequence ATGACTGGTTCTAAAAAAATTGCAGCTGCGGCTATTAAAATGTCTTTAACTGAAAGTCGGGAGGCTGAACAAAAATTAAAGGATGAGTTTTCTTTGGTTGGTATTCGAACCGCGGCTGTTAATATCGGTGGAGAATATATTACTTCAATTAAGAAAATTATTGAAAGAGCGGTTGTAGCAGCCAAAAGAGAAGGAGTTATTACAGATAGTCATTATGATGAAGGGGCTATTGCTGGGGCTACGCGTGAGGCTCTATCGCAAATTATGCCCAAAGCATTGGGTTTAAATGTGGGAGGGAAAATAGGGATTGCCCGACAGAAGGATCATTTGAGTGTTGTCGTTTTTTTAGGTGTCGGCTTGCTGCATTTGGATGAGGTAGCTATCGGTTTGGCACATCGTGTGGCACCCTTTAAAGAAGTATGA
- a CDS encoding (d)CMP kinase has protein sequence MIKKEELVIQITIDGPAGAGKSTIAKKLADKLRFLYIDTGAMYRAITYTALQQGIPLDDEAALAKLTTSVNLDMVQQKEAKPKIYCNDLDLTLAIREPLVSRHVSQVAAHGLVRQELVKLQRKLAQKNNVVMDGRDAGTVVLPNADCKIFLTASLKERARRRCLELNAGGHRHTLEMVKADLARRDTYDQNRKASPLIPATDAVIIDTTFLTPAEVVQKILDLIKEKESD, from the coding sequence ATGATTAAAAAGGAGGAGTTAGTCATTCAAATTACGATTGATGGTCCAGCTGGGGCAGGTAAAAGTACGATTGCTAAAAAACTTGCGGATAAATTAAGGTTTTTATATATTGATACTGGAGCAATGTATCGGGCAATTACATATACTGCTTTACAACAAGGGATCCCCTTAGATGATGAGGCAGCCTTGGCTAAATTGACTACTTCTGTTAATCTTGATATGGTACAACAAAAAGAGGCTAAACCTAAAATTTATTGTAATGATCTAGATCTTACCCTGGCAATTCGGGAACCTTTAGTTAGTCGGCATGTATCTCAGGTAGCCGCACACGGTTTGGTTAGGCAAGAATTAGTCAAATTACAGCGTAAATTGGCCCAAAAAAATAATGTTGTTATGGATGGTCGAGATGCAGGTACAGTAGTTTTGCCTAATGCTGATTGTAAAATATTTTTAACAGCTTCTTTGAAGGAAAGAGCACGGCGGCGTTGTTTAGAATTAAATGCAGGAGGACATCGGCACACTTTAGAAATGGTTAAAGCAGATTTGGCACGTCGTGATACTTATGATCAAAATAGAAAAGCAAGTCCCTTAATTCCGGCAACTGATGCCGTAATTATTGACACTACTTTTTTGACTCCCGCTGAGGTTGTCCAAAAAATTCTTGATTTAATCAAGGAAAAGGAAAGCGACTAA
- a CDS encoding CCA tRNA nucleotidyltransferase encodes MVSRYLPANKIIDWLISQTAKPLFLVGGAVRDALLQRKSRDYDFLLEGDSIALVKGLQKKFAGEAIFNPRFLTATWRIGDLIFDFATAREEIYLEPGALPLVKPTNWFNDLKRRDFTINTLLIPLEENGWGEIIDLFGGKRDLERGLLRILSASSFRDDPTRILRALRYQNRLGFSIAGETLKLLKESWPYLQKIAPRRRFKEWRLLCAEKEVSKNIQAIFYLGGWTAFFKSLSFYPDWDESKAISKWDTYLALLLAREPEKLDELAEYWGLYPRERSKIERALK; translated from the coding sequence ATGGTATCACGATATTTACCAGCTAATAAAATTATCGATTGGTTGATTTCGCAGACAGCAAAGCCGCTGTTTTTAGTAGGTGGTGCAGTACGTGATGCCCTTTTGCAGAGAAAAAGTCGTGATTATGATTTCTTGCTTGAGGGAGATAGTATTGCCTTGGTAAAGGGTTTACAGAAAAAATTTGCCGGGGAAGCTATTTTTAATCCCCGTTTTTTAACAGCTACTTGGAGAATAGGTGATTTAATTTTTGATTTTGCCACAGCTCGAGAGGAAATTTATCTCGAACCAGGTGCCTTACCATTGGTTAAACCTACTAACTGGTTTAATGATTTAAAAAGAAGGGATTTTACTATTAATACCCTCTTAATTCCCCTTGAAGAAAATGGTTGGGGTGAAATTATTGATTTGTTTGGGGGAAAACGAGATTTGGAAAGGGGCCTTTTACGTATTCTATCAGCAAGTAGTTTTCGGGATGATCCTACACGAATCTTACGTGCCCTGCGCTATCAAAATCGTTTAGGTTTTAGTATTGCCGGTGAAACTTTGAAATTATTAAAGGAGAGTTGGCCTTATTTACAAAAGATTGCTCCTCGCCGCAGATTTAAGGAATGGCGTTTATTATGTGCCGAAAAAGAAGTAAGCAAGAATATTCAAGCTATTTTTTATTTAGGAGGCTGGACTGCTTTTTTTAAAAGTCTTTCATTTTATCCCGATTGGGATGAAAGTAAAGCTATTTCCAAGTGGGATACTTATTTGGCCTTGCTTTTAGCCCGAGAGCCTGAAAAACTAGATGAGTTGGCCGAATATTGGGGATTGTATCCTCGGGAACGGAGTAAAATAGAGCGGGCTTTAAAATGA
- a CDS encoding spore maturation protein encodes MINLIWLVMIGMGIVLAGIRGQPEIITEAMFQAAQAAVKYALELIGIMSLWLGFMKIAEEAGLVKALAKILRPFTQLLFPSLPANHPAVGSIIMNFSANLLGLGNAATPFGLKAMQELQKINPQKNEASEAMCTFLAMNTSNITLLPATIIGIRLAAGSKNPTEIIGTTLFATTLGFMVALITDRIMSCLYQRRRGG; translated from the coding sequence ATGATCAATTTGATTTGGTTAGTAATGATCGGTATGGGTATTGTTTTAGCCGGTATACGCGGACAACCGGAAATTATAACTGAGGCCATGTTTCAGGCAGCTCAAGCGGCGGTGAAATACGCACTGGAATTAATCGGGATTATGAGTCTTTGGTTGGGGTTTATGAAAATAGCCGAGGAGGCGGGCTTAGTAAAGGCTCTTGCTAAAATATTACGTCCTTTTACTCAACTATTATTTCCTTCTCTGCCAGCTAATCACCCAGCTGTAGGCTCAATTATTATGAATTTCAGTGCGAATTTGCTCGGTTTGGGGAATGCAGCTACCCCTTTTGGTTTAAAGGCCATGCAGGAATTACAAAAAATTAATCCCCAAAAAAATGAGGCTAGTGAAGCTATGTGTACTTTTTTGGCCATGAATACTTCTAATATTACCCTTTTGCCAGCAACTATAATTGGTATTCGTTTGGCCGCCGGATCAAAAAATCCCACTGAGATTATTGGTACAACATTGTTTGCAACCACACTAGGTTTTATGGTAGCCCTAATTACCGATAGAATAATGAGTTGTCTTTATCAAAGGAGAAGGGGAGGGTAA
- a CDS encoding spore maturation protein, with the protein MQTIFYELSRWAIPGFIFFILLYAAFQKVRIYEAFVEGAQEGIKIVVKIIPFLIAMMMAVSVFRQAGIIDLLEKYAGRFFPAEILPLALMRPLSGGAALGIAVEIINTYGPDSFLGRLASTMQGSTDTTFFILAVYFGSVGVKKYRYSLGVGLFADLVAFLASLFIVSYLF; encoded by the coding sequence ATGCAAACAATATTTTATGAACTTTCTCGTTGGGCTATTCCCGGCTTTATTTTTTTTATTTTGCTTTATGCCGCTTTTCAAAAGGTTAGAATTTATGAAGCTTTTGTGGAAGGTGCCCAAGAGGGAATTAAAATTGTGGTAAAAATAATTCCATTTTTAATTGCCATGATGATGGCTGTGAGTGTTTTTAGACAAGCCGGAATAATCGACCTCTTGGAAAAATATGCTGGGCGTTTTTTTCCTGCAGAAATATTGCCTTTAGCCCTAATGCGGCCTTTGTCCGGAGGTGCTGCTTTAGGCATTGCTGTGGAAATAATTAATACATATGGACCTGATTCCTTTTTAGGACGTTTGGCCTCGACGATGCAGGGCAGTACTGATACCACATTTTTTATATTGGCAGTTTATTTTGGTTCTGTGGGAGTTAAAAAATATCGCTATTCATTGGGAGTAGGTCTTTTTGCTGATTTAGTAGCTTTTTTGGCTTCATTATTTATTGTTAGTTACCTTTTTTAG
- the aroH gene encoding chorismate mutase encodes MRIYGIRGATTVEANTSEAILKETKHLLRALLEANNLQTKDLVSIIFTTTPDLTAEFPAKAARLMGLNKVPLLGAVEANVSHGLPLCIRLLLHAYLKTDTKVCHLYLNRAVDLRSDL; translated from the coding sequence ATGAGAATTTATGGAATTCGCGGAGCAACAACAGTTGAGGCTAATACATCAGAAGCTATTTTAAAAGAAACTAAACATTTACTTAGGGCTCTTTTGGAGGCAAATAATTTGCAAACTAAGGATTTAGTTAGTATTATTTTTACCACAACACCTGATTTGACAGCCGAATTTCCTGCTAAAGCTGCTAGATTAATGGGCCTAAATAAAGTGCCACTGCTTGGTGCTGTGGAGGCAAATGTTTCTCATGGGCTGCCTTTGTGTATCCGCCTTTTGCTCCATGCTTATTTAAAAACAGATACTAAGGTTTGTCATTTATATTTAAATAGAGCGGTTGATTTACGGTCAGATTTATAA
- a CDS encoding site-2 protease family protein, whose protein sequence is MGSSWQIIIISLPAILLALSVHEFAHGYVAYRLGDPTPKYQGRLTLNPLAHLDPIGTLLLIIARFGWAKPVMVNPANFRINPRKGMLYVALAGPLSNLLVALAAGILYTLCIKFQAAYFWLVLTEALLVIDLCLAVFNLIPIPPLDGFKILSGLLPAGGYRFLIQLEAYGPFILIFVVITGLIGYILGPLVNGLLYSIMLISGFIVGL, encoded by the coding sequence ATGGGAAGTAGTTGGCAAATAATAATTATTAGTTTACCGGCAATTTTACTGGCTTTAAGTGTACATGAATTTGCCCATGGTTATGTAGCCTATCGTTTGGGGGATCCTACACCAAAATATCAGGGGAGATTGACTCTTAACCCTTTAGCACATTTAGATCCTATTGGTACTTTATTATTAATTATTGCTCGTTTTGGTTGGGCTAAACCGGTAATGGTCAATCCGGCTAATTTTCGAATTAATCCCCGCAAGGGAATGCTTTATGTTGCTCTAGCTGGACCTTTATCCAACCTTCTGGTTGCTTTAGCTGCTGGTATATTATACACTTTATGTATTAAGTTTCAGGCTGCTTATTTTTGGTTAGTTTTGACTGAGGCCCTTTTGGTAATTGATCTTTGTTTGGCTGTTTTTAATTTAATTCCCATTCCTCCTTTAGATGGTTTTAAAATTTTGTCCGGATTATTACCAGCTGGAGGGTATAGGTTTTTAATCCAATTGGAGGCTTATGGGCCATTTATTTTAATTTTTGTGGTAATTACGGGGTTAATTGGTTATATTTTAGGTCCTTTAGTTAATGGTTTACTTTATTCTATTATGTTAATTAGTGGTTTTATAGTTGGTTTATAG
- the ytfJ gene encoding sporulation protein YtfJ, whose translation MQEHPIEGLMKTAMESIKEMVNISTVVGDAVEAPDGTVIIPVSRVACGFAAGGSEFGFFCGKKNKPIEEDEVLPFGGGSGAGVSVKPVGFLVVGHGEVRLMVVDSRNAFLERLIDTTPELIDQLQNLVCQKEKKTFNNDPQIEIMD comes from the coding sequence ATGCAAGAACATCCAATTGAAGGTTTAATGAAAACAGCAATGGAAAGTATTAAGGAAATGGTAAATATTAGTACAGTAGTTGGTGATGCTGTTGAAGCCCCGGATGGAACAGTAATTATCCCTGTTTCCCGTGTGGCTTGTGGTTTTGCCGCTGGAGGTAGTGAGTTTGGTTTTTTTTGTGGTAAAAAAAACAAACCTATCGAAGAAGATGAGGTTTTGCCCTTTGGGGGTGGAAGTGGAGCTGGTGTCTCCGTTAAACCGGTAGGTTTTTTAGTAGTGGGTCATGGTGAAGTCCGTTTAATGGTCGTAGATAGTAGAAATGCTTTTTTAGAACGATTAATTGATACAACACCTGAATTAATAGATCAGTTGCAAAATTTAGTTTGTCAAAAAGAAAAAAAGACATTTAATAATGACCCACAGATTGAAATTATGGATTAA